DNA from Rosa rugosa chromosome 6, drRosRugo1.1, whole genome shotgun sequence:
cgaatcgccttccgaatcactatttctcaattatacgaagatccaacggtcggatcttcgtccgtgacctcacaaggtcaccgggacagtcatacgatcaacatatccaaaattgaagcaaaaccgatggtcagatcttcacagatcgtaaaccgaagataaacgtaaaaacgttaaatagtaacgtcaaaacgtaaatccactatttatcaactttttctaacatgaccatgttatatatcaaaacgctcgtatggatgcatagatcatcgcctagataatgaaaactcgaaatatggtctgatgcgccgccacaagcggtggtcagtgggcggtcaacgcggcggtcaacgacggtcaaccacctcagatggcaaagtgaccaactacaaactggttcaaaatgaaagggtgatcgacttccatacctggagctaagtctggtttggcctagatcgtcctagatcaagcgttgaagttggattaatctcgtgcgtctgatcagattcagattaaatcagggacgtcgaaaaagtcaaaccatgatctagcgttctatacacaaaatcgtgatgaaaggcttacatggggatgatcagcatgaggaggagatcacgaaaatggggacgatcggcccatgcaacgccggaaaagtcgttttccggtcgggtcgggttcacatggctggggcgtcttcgatctccatctgggggcagcggcggggcaagacggtggcagggagcggctgggcgtgcgacggcgagctcggggaaggccgggtccgtggccagaggaggccggaggagggccgttcggccgggtcgggtcgagcggttcggccgcgtgggagaggagagaggacggagggtttcgggggactattccgcaaaatctccatttttttgtccttaatgaataaatcagaaatttttcctatttatagaaaattcccaattttcaaatattcataacttaatcatacgaactccgaataatgcgttccacatgtccacgaactcgtatcgacgagctctacaactttcatgaaggaagttttcccaaattttgaacgaataaaaagtcaactttgttgaccccctaaaaacgttcgttttcgaaaataaaatcgttcgaactaattccacaacttctccaagcttcgtactcgctcctactatcgtgaaatcatttctaaaaatccacggaaattaatttggatttttcggggtattacactacATTAagcattttctttcatcaccctaaaaatccttaacccctgaaccttagtatagatataatcctaccctttgttctaaaaacttagtggagctatcttttgagacttactacatgatggtgacaaggattaagaagaggtgaaaattcaagtgtgggggtagacttatccataaaaaaattaaaaaaaataaaaaaaaaatatataaaaaaaaaaaaaagaatgtttatggattttagtcccccatacttggtgagtttggagattgttttgaattgaaggcccactatcgaaaaatttggtctttgtccaattcactagaatcaaagggagtttagaatgaagatgaagacattaagcccttttataaagcctcatgagtatgacgttatgccttggtggatttctagaagtctctctacatcaacatgagctctgctaggtttttaggatactttgttaaaattccttaccctttcatttcttaaaaccttgagccttagccccattacaacctttgagaagaccttcttgatccttaagatgggacagcctttgatgtggagatgagttacaagagttgaacatatggcttgggtccattcgtgcaagtagttgatatctttcatgagatcttttaaaaaaaaaataaaaaaaaaattatattcacaaagtgctttttgtttcttatatatgtgagctatttgattgcctcaaaatattttctctcacatataattgagtgattataagcttttaagcatgagccttgaatcttagagaagaaagagtgatatatccatgtgaggtttgaatcatgacttgtttgaaatatgttgagctccactcaccaccattgtttactcccaagtcttacatgcttatatgtggattatattttgtaattacctcttgaatatcttgatgatgtgattcttggttaagtgctaatcttggtgtcttgaaagtatgagatttctgagacaatatgttaaagggcaatagaggtctttgtgatgtcaacatcatggtctttgtctttgaatttactcttttatgtgtgacgtttttttttttttttttttttttttttttttttttttttctttgtgttttgctttgtgttttacgtttttggtttctttgagtctttgtgtttttgtttccatacttagtcaattttttcgttggtttctttgttttgtgtcatagtctttttggtttgttagtttttgattttgctaagggactagcaaaagctaagtgtgggggaatttgataggagcattttaatgtggtattttaatagttaattcctcacattttgcttagttaattccttaacgaatcgatttttaattcattttttatttttaggtacattggagtagatgatgatgaaataagtgttaggtccataaaatgatggagaaaaatggaaatgcactaaaaaggtcaactttacacattttcctactccggctaggagaaaccaagccaagcaaggaagaaggagcgaccacctgaccaaatgaacttcaaatgagctgaaaccttccagatccattctagacatcctaagaaacatttcttatgaagagtgcaagagccaaaaagaagtggaaggccttcaaacagtcagcccaattttctgcagaagcaaaactggaaaactggacctgtaaggagtccagcagaaattccggcccaaacacatggagataaattctgaaaattttacagaatgatctacactcatgatggatcatttcatatgaagaagtcacgggcaaaatctgaagtcttggtggagaattaattgaaggaaaaatgagtagaaagtgactcaaacctaacaaattccattagtgtttaaatattcaaacctaacaaattccattagtgtttaaatattcaaacctaataaattccattaatgtttaaatgctcaaacctaacatatcatcatttgtttaaatccaaatagttttgcttggtagcctataaatagaggctacaacaaagaagaaaggacattccttcatccattccattttctttgtctctccatttcctttccattttcctttccatcctctagtttcaagtttagtcatctccacgagttcaagcaaggccaaagaagaagaagagaagccgtgagcacttccatccatagccatccttgaagcttgctttcgagtttcaagaatccacaacgtgaatcatccatctcatcttcatccacggtgtaatcctattctcctttgtaacctttgctttgaatttcgttggttatgaactagttgacatatatgtttgaacaaagtattatttctggaatttttatgattaattgagaattttcagattcatatattgtgattcgagagttgcttatgtgggtttgtttaattaaatttgcgttatagataacttttgtattttaatcttatgtggttgcaaacacttagggtttcgatatgaatggtgctaggtttaagaacatgaaatcgacttttcgttttgtgtaaacttgaatcaaagtagtaaaggttttgtacaaagatcgaatttaattaaagagaattgcaattaggtggacttttccatactaagttgtacacttgagttgatagcctttctctatgtgtaatgcgttaaacatgacatgattgactagctttctagggtttgattgcatgtttgataggattaatctaggtgctttcgcttaggttaattagcattgaaaagtaaaaaatgggaattcatttgctttcgaatgtttcacatgatcaactcctttctcatgacttagatgaacaatattagggtttgaatcaattttaatcataagtttcggttttgatctttgttccttcattccattcgtatttttatgtttttgcattttaattgtttttgttaacttagtttcattttcgaaaaaaccaaaaatcactactacagaaattgaaacagacgacgggcaaaaactgtcgtctgatatggagCCTGACCGTCGTATATCGAGGCGCCGTCTGATGAAGGTCGATTGTAGGGAACCGTCGTGTGAATGGATCGGCAGCATGGCGGCAGCATGTCGGCAGCATGCCGGCAGCCTGTCGACAGCATTAGCTGTTGTGTGACTGTTCTTCAGACAACGGGCGACTTtagaaactgttgtgtgattgcgaTTCAGATGTCGCTTTATTTTATGGCCGTTGTGTGAGTTTTATTCACACAACTGTTTTTTCATAACATCCGTTATCTGTTTTgagttcagacgacagtttttattttgagaTTGTTGTGAATATTGTGTACATACGACAGTTTTTTATGTGGTTATTGTTGTCCTAATAGAATGATTCAATGCATTATATTTGCTGGATGTGGAATCAAAAATGACCAAATTAActtatcaatatatatatatagaagaaattgTTATAATCCACATCATACACCAAAATGGATTGTGCAAAGATAATCTTTTATCCACAAAAGGAGTATATCTAGTAGTACTCTCCTAGTAAAATACATCCAGAAATTTACTTAAGAGTGTCTAGCTTTGCTGTTCTCATGGTCTCATTGGGGTTTGAGGAGCTCCCAGACTCAACGCTCTCAATATCTTCAGGAGTTTCTTCAATAGCATTAGAACTAAATTCAACTTTTGTTTTAGCATGTGCTTTAAGCAACTCAAGGTCATGTTCCAGCTTCTGAATGTGCTTCCTTACTGCTCGAAGGCCATCCATATACTTCGATTTATCCAAAGCCTGTAAGGGGCAGGAGAGAACAAAAGGAGAAAAATGAGAATTAATGATGGACAGAGTCTCAAGTCTATAATTAAGGGCTCTAGTTTTAATTTCAACATCAGTAAGCATTTGACCAGTGTTCAGTGATCAAGATATCTAGTTTCAACTATGCAAAGTGGACAAAAACACTAATAACCCTACGAAGGAAGGTCATTTCAGAATCTAATGTGGCGGATAACATGACAGTACTTAAAAACATATCACTCAGAATAATGTTCCTAAATAGCTTTGGCAaccattttttgagaaaatcccatgCTGACAAAATGACCAAAAACTTTGGTATTGGAAGGTCTGAAGGTCCTGGAGATGAGCTCCTCATGTAGGAAGAAACAACAAAGGAATTGCATGTTCAGAATCTAATATATACTATATCCCGTCAAAATATCATGCGTGCTTCTACATGTATACTTATGGGCATATTCATCTCGTAGCAGTATATGTTTGCAAGTTCATCAAAAGccataaaaattaataatacaAAAGATGATTATAGTGTGCACATGGGAAACCAAATTAGTCAATGCATTTAAGCATACAGCAAGAAGCCACGGTAAAAGTAAAGATGAATAAGCTGACTTCaatttaacaaaaatataagAAAACATTTACCTCCACAGAGCCCAGAttagctgaagaagaagataaagtgAAATTTTCAATCTTGTCGAGCTCATCTTCATTATCCCAGTTGTGTGATCAGGTTCTATAGGCTGTACTCTGCCTTCATTTCTTCTAAGACAATAAAAGCGCGGTCAACTGCTCCTGATTGACCATATGCAGTAATAAGTGCATTGAATACAACTCAGACTGGCTTCACTTTCTACTGCATGTAACATTTCATCAGCATGAACTTGCAATGCAGAAAGATACAAGAAACCACTTGCtcagaaaaccaaaaatatGATTATGTGGTATCAATAACTACTAAAAGTGATTGTAAAGTTTGTCAGTGTAATAGTACCTTAGACCTCAATATCCCATAAGCACCAAATGCCTTTGCCACTTCCGCAGCTCTGCCACAACCATTAATCAGTGCCCCATATGTGTGAACATTTGGTTCTACTCCAGCACTAACCATCTCATGGAAGACCTGGGAGAGGAAGAAAACATAGCTATAATAAAATGGGCGACTCAAAATAAGATACAGAGATTATATTCCAGGCATATTCAATAGAAACAATTCACCGACTGAGGACTCATTAGTTACCAAAGCTGTAAAGGAAAAATGTAATTACAAACATCAAAACAAAGATTGAACAAAATGAAATTATAGCCcagaaaaagataaataaataaatgaataaaagaaaaaggcaGATGCTAGAATTGCAATTGAGATGTAGAAAGTAAAAGTTCTATCAGCAAGCATTGTATGGACTATCATCTCTAAGTAGCAAACACATTAAAGAAAGCAGGAATTCTTTTGACATATAAAGGAAGCTAAATGGGCATAATTTCTCAGCCTTGAAGTAACGTGACTAAATATTTTATGATATGATAGTGTGACTAAATAAGTCAAACTAAAATTCAGAAATCTCAGTTAAAACTCTATATGTATGTCATTCTAAACCAACAGAAGCCAAAAAGGAAGATATCATACATCAAACATCGTGCCTAATAAGATTAGTCTAATGTACTTATTTCAGCCTTTatctctgaaatttcaaagttaAAAGTTGCAAGGAGTATACCTTCAAGGAAGCACCACCAACTAGAAATTTCACGGATCTGCAAACCTGCATCCAAAGTATAGCAACACATAATCCAATTACACACAAAGTCAAGCCATTACTCATCAGGAAGCACACTCATAACAAGAATGTGATACCTGAAGATCAAGAAAAGAAGCAGCAGCTAGAACACGAAAGGCATTGGTATCACTGAGCTTGGGGTGGTGGCCATACAAGTATGCCAAAGCAGTTGCAATTGCCTATGCGTTAATATTCTTATCATCTACATGTAATGTCACAATGGGAGTATGCTAAAGCAGTTGCAATTACCAATGCTCTGCATTCTTACCAATTCTCACTGTTCAAAACATAAACATTGAACAAGCAAACCTGCAACTCAGTTAAGTAATACACTAAATATACtaaataaaccaaaaaaaaaaaaatctagataAACAAAGATCACAAAAGGTTCCAACATCTTCTCGAACAACTCTAGTGCACTTGTTTACTCATCTTATTCAGCAAGATATAAATTTTACCCCAGATATCAGTAACCCAACctaaattaaaacaaacaaacctAAAATTCGCCTCAATTGAGAACCCAGTACCAATCGAAACAAACCCCAGAACAGTCGAATTGAAATTTCCAGAACCAATTACTtgggttagggttagggattCAAAAAATTGAACTTTCAATTAGAAATAGAAGCGCACCTCTGGAATTGAGCTCAATCCGCTGGGCCTCGAGTCGATTGAGATTGTGGGTCTTCTGGCGGAACTGGAGCTGGAGCTCGTGAATGTGTACCAATCCAAGGCCTTCTTTTCAGCTTGTCGTAATCAATGACCCAGTGGAGGAACTCACCTTGTAGGGTAGACTATCAAAGTAGATCGAGGTGGCCGAGATCTTCTTCCTGCCGGAGGTGTAGTAACCATGGGTCAAGTGACAGCCGGAGGGGAGCCCATGATGCGGTCGTGGGGCTGGAACACGGCGGTGTAGTAGCGGTTGCCGGGCATGCCCTCAGATCGACGGAGAGGATGACGACCGCTTGGATTATGGCCGGTGATGGCCTTGAGGGGCTGGTACCGAAGATGGTGAGGGAGAACAGCCTTTGCCATGATGATATCAAGCCGTCAATTGGTTAGAGAGACTGATTTTCGTTTGAAGGTAAGGCACGAGCGAGGAGTGCGGGTTTGGGAGAGTGaagttttggttttggggagaCGTTGTCGAGAGAGTGAGGAGTTTTGGGTTCTGTGTCTGTGTCTGTGTCTGTGTCGAGAGAGAGTAAGGCGCTGTCGAAACTTGAGAGAATGAGGAATGAGCTTCGAGTattttgttagttttttttttcactttagTGTTGGGATTTCAAGCCCCGCCTATATCAATTTGGACAAGCCCTATCAATTTAGTCATTTAGACAATGACTCACACAATAGAATTTTATAAAAATGTGGTCTGAATGCAGCTATTTTAAATTTGAATTTGTCTCCTATCAATTTGACTTCCCTCTTTGGGGAGTTAGAAAAAAATGATGGTGGGAAATCTCCCTCCTTTCTGCCAAACATATTAATCAGACCACAGTTTTATTGTTTCTCGTCGTATGATTAATACATGTTAGAAGAAAATTTAGGGTTTGAGATGGGGTTTGGCACCACAGACATTGTGGGAAATTTTCCGCTCAAGTTTTTTAGGGTCATACAACGGTTTTGTCCTTAAACGTCTTCTGAACTAATTCAAAATTCCATATCAGACGACGCATTTTATAAAACTGAcgtccaaaaaaataaaaatcaatcagaCGACGGAAAACTATAATGCGTCGTCTGAGAGGCgtcgtctgattcaatttttgtagtagtgaatgaaatccccccttttcgtgtaaaatgtttatattttgtgaatacatttgtgaatattatactttgttttaattttaattgtttaattgtttgacaatgacaggtgtaccctcaatccccggaatagaacgatccctatttgcttatactactaacgatcttttcagggttaaattatgcgcttgctttgagcgtatcagcagggattactatgattttattgattgttctaatgtaattccctgaactaaattttatgccgggattactatgatttttattatttgttttaatgtacgtgatctcctgaactaagtttctatgcagggattactatgaattcttttgttgttttcatGCACTAGGCCAAAAAACGAAACAGACAACAGACATTTTTCGTTGTGGGATATGGACAATGTCCGTTGTGTATCGacgcgttgtgtgatgaaaaatggcatAACAGTTCTGCACCGTTGTATGACTTACAAAcacacaacattttttttgttatcaGCGTTGTGCCTTCCCTCGGCAGATGCCAGGCACAGCTGCCGTGCAGCCATGCTGCGCATGGCAGGTGCATGCTTCatacaacagaacttgtttCAAAATTGTTGTTGGAAAGCTTagtcagacaacatttttttgaATTTCACTGTTGTCTGATTTCTACTCACACTTCAGTTGTACAGTATGGTCGTTGTGTGACTTAGTTTTGGACAACGTAGTTCAGTTTtttacagttgtgtgattgtaaatgAGAAGACataatttttgtaaaaccaTTGTGATATATAAAAATGCATTCCGTAGATACCCAAATTGTATGTATTGAGACAACGTTGGATTGCCATTTATTAAAATCGGTTGTATGATCATTTTCATTTCCTGAATTTTGTGCATTATTAATGCTCagttttacctaatgaacattGATCAATTGGAAACAAAACTGATTGCAAACATCAAATGATTAATCGAACTCATACTATAAACTTCAAATGTAAAAAAGGAGCATTTCCTTATCATCCAAACCAacattaaaagaacaaaagcATTCTAACCTAAGCATTCTAACCAAAGGAGTCTTCACAATTGATTTTACATTCAGCTTTTTGAGGTGTGTGTAGCACTGCCCACACCCAACAAACATGAACGGAGCTCCAAATATGTAAACCATGGAAAACGCAGCTCCAACCTACACAATACATTGATTCAGTTATTCACCATTTCAATTATATATAATCCAAGCAATGAAAGAAGGCATAAACTAATATCCAAAACTATTTACAATTTACTTACCTCATCGTCTATAATATCAAATAGTAACTAAGAAAAGTAAATCTTGTTATTTTCTTCAATGCTATATTTAATCTACCACCAAACCTGCACTTAAATCAAATCTGTAATTAAGCCTGAATGTGCTTTCAAATTGACAAGAAAATTAGTAATTATGCCTCAGCTTTTACAAAGCAGTATCAATGATCAGAAACAAGTCTCACCTTGCTGCTCATATACATTATCTAGTTTCTGGGCCATAACTAAATAATAAACTATGTCTTCCAATGGCAGGTACAACATTTTACAGATTGAAGAAAACTCATATACAAAATAAAACTACTGCCAATTTGAAACTCAAAAGCAACATTAGTCAGTTACACATCAGTATTCAAGCTACAATTATTTACAAAAGCTTATGCCCTTTATATATTATCAAGAAAAGCAAGCAAGCAAGTTCAGAAAAAGAAGCAAAGGTGGAtgctttttgttttctttctctatgACACTATCCTACTTTTTTGACATTGTGATTAGAAGCCTGATACAGCATCTGAAACACCTTCCCCTACTGAAAGACACTAAAGTAGTGCCTAGAGCCTAGCAGCTGaaaacatatatatgtgtgtaggTTACTAAAGGTAATAAATAACGGGGCTCACCTTTTTGAACTGCTGGGATTAGTGTACATGGCCTGAGGATCTGATTCTCTGATGGGATTAGTGTACATGGCCTGGAAAATGGTTCACTTTTTCTCATACCCATTTGGGGCATCAACTAAGCAATAAAAAGGCAACAATTAATGAGGTGATGCTGCAGTAtcatttcaaacaaaaaacaaatgctATCACTGGACAAAGCCCCAATGGAGGAAATCAAAAATGGACCATTACCAATACTAGTAATGCATTACACAATTGTGAAAGATCAAAATTTTACAAGAGCCGTGAAGAAATGGGTACCTGCAGGTGCTCTACTAAGTTCACCCCTCATGCTTCTAAACATCTGATCAAACCAAAGAGAGGAACAAACAAGTGAGcgttgaatgttatatttagaGGAACAAAAGCACCAAAAAGATGGACTTGGACAAACTAAGATAATGACGAGAGAAAAAAACAATTACCTGGAGATGGCTTTTGACATGAGAAATGGTGAGTCCTTTGATATCCATAATCTGAAGAACAAGTTTTGGAGTAGCCTCTGAGAGGAAGAAAGACAGGAACCAATTTAAGgttagaaaagaaatatatagaACCGGGCTAAAAATTTAGAGatcaaaagaaaatgaaggaatAGATAGAAGAGAAAGAAAGGTGCTTACTTTTATGGCCTCCAAGCCTCTCAATGGCTTGAACAAAGCAGTGATGAAGCTCAGGAGTCCACCTCAGAAGAGGCACTTTGGATCTTATGTAAGGCCTAACAGCACCATTTCTTCCACAGCTACTACTAGTactcaattttttctttctcaaaaccCAGATAGACCAAAATCCAAACTTTTTCACCACCTGGGTCTTCCCCAAATCTTCTCGTGAGAAAAGTCCTATATGTTGTTCTAATCTGTCTAGCTCttgggtttggttttttagaaGGAAAAGACTCTATTTTCAGATTTAACCTCCCAACTTTTAAGACTCAGAAACCAGTTGGAAGTGTCTATCTAGGTATGTGGCAGCTAGCATTATAAGCACAGCCTTGGAaagaagggaagaagaagaagaaatagagGAAGAATCTGAAGGGGACACTATGAGCCGAAAACATACAAATCAGCTACCTGATATCCATGAGAGTAAAAGATAAGTTAAGAAACCCAACTTAAACCATGCCTACAAAATATGAAGTAGCAAATAGATCAGAACAAAGCAAGAGAATTAAATCCCAGATGCcaacattcaaattcaaaaggaaTACCATTCGATGATCAGCTCAAAGGTTCAGATTCACCAACCTGATTAAAACCCagcaaatttcagaaacctaacAATGGAGAAATTGAAAATTCGAAGCTAGAGGAGAAAAAGTGAGTCTTTTCAAAAGACTAGTTGTGAGCTTAATTACCCATTTTATCATGTGATTGTATTGGGCTCCCAGTCTTCTTCAGGGAACAGAGAGACAAAATCCCTAGATTCTAGATCCCCAAATTCCCAAAACCCAGATTTCTCACACTGAATCCACAAACAACACTCCAATTGAGGAAGTATTtaagaaaattaagaaaaatcaaaactcaCCACAGCAGCCAGGTATTGAAGGACGGCAGAGAGATACACCGGAGCTCCGACACCGACATGCTCTGCATACTTGCCGGACTTAAGATTTCAGACCTGGGGCTGAGATCCACCATCTTGGAAACTGAAAAGTTCTAGCAAGATTCAAGCCCTTGCAATACTCATAAAACTCAGCAAGATGCCCAGCCTGCAAAACAACAAAGCATAGAGGAATTAGCTCAACACCAGTGACCGTACCGTTGAATCGggttcccaaaaaaaaaaaaatcactgatCCAAGTCAATCCAGTGGCCACCAAATTCTTCGAATCGCAGTTTGGTGGGTGAGATCGAGAtcgaagagaaaaagagaggggTTATGGGAGAAAACGAGGGTTTGGGTGATTTTGGGGAATCTGAGATTGGGGGTTTCCCTATTTGGGATTTCAgaatgaaagagagaggaagactatgatttctgggtaaagaagagagttggatgaagaagagaatgaGAGAAGACTCAGAGTGAGACAGGGAGAGGAGcgatctggagagagagagagagagattttcgggtttaaggagagagagagagagagagagagagagagagagagattagaaCGTGAGGAGcgatctggagagagagagagagattagaaCGTGAGAATTCAATGACCCctgctttcttttcttttctgtttttttttacaAGTGATGGAATGAAGGCACAGCCTTCTAAATGTTCCCGCTTATGTGAAATCAAAGTTTCAGTTTTGGCGCTAGGGTAGGCATTACTCATTCATACAACACAAATAAGTCATTTAGTTGTGGGATCATCAATCACCACCAGATATATTTgatatttcaatcaaaatttgtaggttTTGGGGGGAATGAGTGCTATTTTGGGAATATAAGCGCGCACATCCAAACCTTTCCCTCTTGATCATACAACACAGAGTAAAAAACGgttgtatgatattttgcatgcaactctcatacaacagatataactattctgttgtactATGTG
Protein-coding regions in this window:
- the LOC133717691 gene encoding uncharacterized protein LOC133717691 isoform X1, giving the protein MSNGLTLCVIGLCVAILWMQVCRSVKFLVGGASLKVFHEMVSAGVEPNVHTYGALINGCGRAAEVAKAFGAYGILRSKALDKSKYMDGLRAVRKHIQKLEHDLELLKAHAKTKVEFSSNAIEETPEDIESVESGSSSNPNETMRTAKLDTLK
- the LOC133717691 gene encoding uncharacterized CRM domain-containing protein At3g25440, chloroplastic-like isoform X2, which translates into the protein MVSAGVEPNVHTYGALINGCGRAAEVAKAFGAYGILRSKALDKSKYMDGLRAVRKHIQKLEHDLELLKAHAKTKVEFSSNAIEETPEDIESVESGSSSNPNETMRTAKLDTLK